The DNA region AAACTCTTTCATGTATGATTCCAGTTTCTACGTCTTTAGAGGAAATTTTAGAAAAATTGACGGAACATGAAGAACTAGCTGTTGATAAAAATGGTGAAATTATTGGTATCCTCAATAGACAAGTGGTCATCAAATATTTAGCTCAAAATCTGCAAGAAAGAGGGAGCGCAAATGGATAATTTCAGCAATGTTTTTAAAGAAAGGCAAGGCCAGCTTGTCAGTGCTCTGTTGGAGCATATCCAAATTTCCCTTGTGGCCCTTTTATTTGCAGTTGTTATCGCGATCCCACTAGGTATTTATTTGACCAAAAAGAAAAAAGTGGCTGAAGGTATTATCGGTATAACAGCTGTCTTGCAAACCATCCCATCTTTAGCACTTCTCGGACTCCTGATTCCTTTATTTGGAATAGGAAAGGTTCCCGCTATTATTGCATTAGTTGTTTATGCATTACTTCCTATACTAAGAAATACTTATACTGGTATTAAAGAAGTAGATTCTTCGTTAATAGAAGCTGCTAGAGCAATGGGGATGAATAATCGGAAAAGATTAGTAAAAGTTGAACTACCTCTAGCCATGCCTGTTATCATGGCCGGTATTCGTACAGCAATGGTTCTAATAGTCGGGACTGCAACGCTTGCAGCACTAATCGGGGCAGGTGGATTAGGTGATATTATTCTATTAGGAATTGATCGAAACAATACGGCATTAATCGTACTAGGTGCAATACCGGCAGCTTTATTGGCACTTGTTTTTGATTTTCTACTCAAAAGATTTGAACACTTGTCCTATAAGAACTCAATGATAACAATCAGTTCCATTGTGGTATTGGCTTGTTTCATCTTGATTACACCACTTGTTATGAACAATCAGGAAAAAGAGATTATCATTGCAGGGAAACTTGGTTCGGAGCCAGAGATATTAATTAACATGTACAAATTACTTATTGAAAATGAAACAGATTTAAATGTTGAATTAAAAACGGGACTGGGAAAAACCTCTTTTGTATTCAATGCCTTAAAATCAGAAAGTATTGATATATATCCAGAGTTTACTGGAACAGCTATATCTGAATTTTTACAGGAAACGGCTACTAGCACGGACAGTGAGCAAGTATATAAACAGGCGAAAGAAGGAATGCTGGAAAAATTCGATATGGAATTGCTATCACCCATGATATTTAACAATACATATGCTTTAGCCGTCCCAAACAAAATAGCAGCAGAATATGATTTAAAAACCATTTCTGATTTAAAAAGTGTAGAAAATGAAATCAAGGTAGGTTTTACATTAGAATTTTCAGATCGGGAGGATGGTTATCGTGGCATCCAAAAACTTTATGGAATACATTTCGCAAATCTAGTCACGATGGAGCCAAAACTTCGGTACGGTGCAATTGAAACAGGAGATATTCATTTAGTTGATGCCTATTCCACAGATAGTGAGTTAAGACAATACCAACTTTCTGTTTTAGAAGACGATAAGCATTTATTTCCTCCCTATCAGGGTGCACCTTTGTTAAGAAAAGAAACAGTCGAACAGTATCCTGAAATTAAAGAAACATTAAATAAGCTTGCAGGGAAAATAAGTGACGATGAAATGAGAGAAATGAACTATAAAGTAAATGTAGAAGAAAGCAGTCCATTTGAAGTAGCCAAAGACTACTTAGAAAAAGAAGGTTTATTAAAATAAAAAAATATGGGGACGGTTCTTTTGTTACATTAAGCAATCACACAAAATGATAACATGCAAAAAAAACCCTCTCACCTACTGAATCTAATGAAGTAGGTGAGAGGGTTTTTTAACATTTTTAGTCTAATTGATAATAGCTGCAAACAACTTGTCCAACGGCTTTCGCGGCTACTAGGAGTGCATCTTCATCGATATCAAACTTTGGATGGTGATTGAAGTAAGGATTTTCTACCCCTTTTGGTGTACAAGCGATGTAAAAGAAGCAGGCAGGGAATTTTTCAGCATAATAAGCAAAGTCTTCGGATGGAGACATTGCCGGAAATTCTTTCACTTCTTTTATATCTATATCATTCATACTTCGTAAACTTTCAGCAACCATTGAAGTAAGTTCAGGGTCGTTGTATAAAGGTGGATAATCTGGAGCATAAGTAAGCTCACATGTTACACCGAACTCTTCTTCAATTCCTTTTACAATCCGTTTAACTTCTTTCTCAATGGTTTCTTTTGTTTCTACAGTCATATAGCGAATATCGCCTTCAAGTTCTACGCTGTCTTTGATAACGTTGAATGTACCTTTTCCATCGAAAGATCCGATTGTGATCACACCTACATCGAATGGACTTAATCTGCGGCTAACAATGGTTTGAGCAGCTGTTACAAAATGCGCAGCAGCCACAATGGCATCGTTAGCTAAATGAGGTGAGGAACCATGTCCACCTCTTCCTTGCACCTTTAATTTCATGTAGGCTCGTCCATTGAAGGAATACCCCGCATGATACCCTACTGTTCCCGCAGGTCCCATAGGTAACAAATGAATGCCATAAACAGCATCTAAATCGTTAAGCAAGCCAGACTCGACAATACTTTTTGCTCCGCCTGGGGGAACTTCTTCTGCATGCTGGTGAATGATTTTAATGGCACCTGGAATGGAGTCCTTTAATTGAATTAAGCAATCAGCTAAAACTAACATGTAAGCCGTATGTCCATCATGACCGCACGCATGCATGACTCCTTCATTCTTTGATTTAAACGGTACATCTGCTTCTTCTACAATAGGAAGTGCATCAAAATCTGCGCGAAGACCAATAGTTTTTCCAGGCTTTCCACCTTTTATCGTTACGACAATACCGTAACCATTGCCAACATTCGTTTGGATATCCACATCTTTGCCTTTATAAAAATCTGCAATGTACTGAGCCGTCTTCTCCTCTTTAAATGAGATCTCAGGATTTTCATGTAAATAACGGCGGATTGCAATTATTTCTTCTTTACGAGATTCTAGCATGTTCATTAATTCACTTTTCATCATTTTCGTCTCCCTTTTTGATGACATAGAAGGAAAGAGGACTTTCCTTCTATGTCCGATGATAAAAATGGGCTGAATCCGACTTTTGCCGATACTTGATTTCTTTTAATTTGCGATTTTTTGCGGTGCCGGTGTGAGTGTTGCTTTGGCTGATGAAGCCTCTGATGCTTTACCAGCATTTTTTGGAACCATTATCACAATAGAAAGAATAGAAAGTATCCCGAATAGTACATTTATGATAATCCCTACTGATGCTGCGGTCTCAACACTTCCAACAGCTGCAATTGAACTATAAACCGTTGCAGAAATAGCAACACCGATCGCACTACCTAGTGAGCTTGCCATTTTATAAACCCCTGCAGCTTCCCCCACTTTGTCTGATGGTGCATTTGAAACAGATGTATCTGTAGATGGTGTTGCATATACGCCAAGTCCAAGCCCGAATAAAACAAATCCAATAAATACAACAACGGTATAAGTAACGCCAGGTAAGAAGGTTAGACCCATAATCGCTACACCAACTGTCGTAATAATAGCGCCCCAGACCATTGGTAATTTCGCCCCTACTTTTTGTAAGATCTTCTCTCCGACACGAATCATCGCAAGAACAACTACTAAATATCCAATCGATAGCATCCCTGACTGAAATGCAGTGAATCCTCTACCTACTTGAACATACGTATTTGCAACAACAAGTGTTCCAGCTATCGCATTTAATAAGAAGTTTGAATAGGTTGCACCTGCATATGGTTTATTTTTAAATAGGGAGAAATCAATAAGAGCAATATCTTTCCTTTTTTCAACATTAAAGAAGACAATCGCTCCGATAATAGTAATAGCAGCAGAGATGATTGAAGTTGGACTTGTCCAGCCTAAATCTGCACCGAAGGTAATAAATACGTTTAATGCAATCATAGTAACGATAAAGATTGCTAAACCACTATAATCAAATTTAAAGGAACCGTTCCCTTTCACTTTGCTTTCAGGTGTATCTTTAATTAGCCACATAGCAAGAAGGGCAAAAATAATGGAAAAGATAAAGATCCATCTCCATCCCATATACGTTGCGATGGCACCACCGGCAAATGAACAGACGCCTGAACCGCCCCAAGATCCAATTGACCAGTAACTAAGAGCACGTTGTCTGTCTTTTCCATCAAAGTAAGCTTTCATTAGGGCGATCGTTGCTGGCATAATACATGCTGCGGAAAGTCCTTGAATGATACGTCCAATAATTAACAATGTAGGTCCCTGTGTTAATACAAGACATAAAGAACCGACAACACTTAAAATCAACCCGATATAGGTAATTTTTTTACGTCCAATTTTGTCTGCAATTCCGCCTGCAGCTACGATAAACATACCTGAGAACAATGCGGTTACGCTAATGGCAATATTTAATGTTCCGGAAGTAATCCCTAAATCTGATTGAACAGCTGGGACGACATTGACCATTGCCTGCGCAAAAAGCCAAAACGTGATAACCCCAAACACGATTCCCGTGATCAACTTATCTGTACCTTTATAATTTGTCTCCATGGTTGAGCCTCCAACAATTTAATTAGGTTATTGCTATACCATGATTATAAAAATTAACTAGTTTTTAAGTGAGTCAATTTTAATGTAAATCAACAGGACAAAATGTTAAATTTTTAACCTAGGTTTAATGAGGTGAAAATAATAGGGTCAATTCTTGTCATTGACCTAAAAAAGGGTCCGCCCCGACTCCTTCTATACAGTTCAATGGATTGTCCATTGCGGCAGTATAGGAGTACTGGGCAGACCCTTTTAGGTATCCTCAAGGGGATACGCTCTTAATTATACGTTTTTCGAATATCAAAAAAATGAATAGCATTACTCGTTAAATAGGAATAAAAGGACCAATCCTCTTCAATGGATTCATCGAAGATTTCTAAGGAAGGCCTGCTGGAATTGATTATATAATCAATGATTTCAGCATCCATGCCATGCTTACTGTTCAAGTTCCACCATTTTGTATACAATGCTCCATGGTCTTTATCAAATACATGCTTGCGTATTTGATACTCCCCTTCAGCCATTCCAGAAATGGTTATGTGAATTTCTTTATTGAGCTTTTGAAGAAAGGTATCTTCAACGGAGTAATAAGGATTGATGATATTAGAATTCATCAGAATCAATTGATATCCCCGCTCATTCTTTGTCATCACGTAATCCTTACCATGTGCAACAATCTCACCATGTAGGCGTTTTAAAAACATCAATGCAAAATACGCTGGGCGTTTTCCGTTTAGATAATGGAATAATTCGACGCCATCCATTCGATATCGCTTATCTTTTCCTACGTCTTCATGTACGGTCGTATTAATCCAGAGAGCAACTGTTTTCACGTCATTGGCTATATCTAAAACATTTTTCAAGACTAATGCTCCTCGAAAAAAAGTGCCGTTCGTATACCTGGTATTTCCAGACAACGTGTTCCATGATACGAGATGAAGCGGTTTTTCTATATTGTTTCTTTTTAAATAATGCTTCATTTTATCGGTTTTTTCTTTAATATAATCCTTTGCTAAATCGAATTTGGTATCCGCCATTTCTTTAAAGTCAATGAC from Neobacillus sp. FSL H8-0543 includes:
- a CDS encoding amidohydrolase, with the protein product MKSELMNMLESRKEEIIAIRRYLHENPEISFKEEKTAQYIADFYKGKDVDIQTNVGNGYGIVVTIKGGKPGKTIGLRADFDALPIVEEADVPFKSKNEGVMHACGHDGHTAYMLVLADCLIQLKDSIPGAIKIIHQHAEEVPPGGAKSIVESGLLNDLDAVYGIHLLPMGPAGTVGYHAGYSFNGRAYMKLKVQGRGGHGSSPHLANDAIVAAAHFVTAAQTIVSRRLSPFDVGVITIGSFDGKGTFNVIKDSVELEGDIRYMTVETKETIEKEVKRIVKGIEEEFGVTCELTYAPDYPPLYNDPELTSMVAESLRSMNDIDIKEVKEFPAMSPSEDFAYYAEKFPACFFYIACTPKGVENPYFNHHPKFDIDEDALLVAAKAVGQVVCSYYQLD
- a CDS encoding MFS transporter encodes the protein METNYKGTDKLITGIVFGVITFWLFAQAMVNVVPAVQSDLGITSGTLNIAISVTALFSGMFIVAAGGIADKIGRKKITYIGLILSVVGSLCLVLTQGPTLLIIGRIIQGLSAACIMPATIALMKAYFDGKDRQRALSYWSIGSWGGSGVCSFAGGAIATYMGWRWIFIFSIIFALLAMWLIKDTPESKVKGNGSFKFDYSGLAIFIVTMIALNVFITFGADLGWTSPTSIISAAITIIGAIVFFNVEKRKDIALIDFSLFKNKPYAGATYSNFLLNAIAGTLVVANTYVQVGRGFTAFQSGMLSIGYLVVVLAMIRVGEKILQKVGAKLPMVWGAIITTVGVAIMGLTFLPGVTYTVVVFIGFVLFGLGLGVYATPSTDTSVSNAPSDKVGEAAGVYKMASSLGSAIGVAISATVYSSIAAVGSVETAASVGIIINVLFGILSILSIVIMVPKNAGKASEASSAKATLTPAPQKIAN
- the opuFB gene encoding osmoprotectant update ABC transporter permease/substrate-binding subunit OpuFB (The ABC transporter OpuF is widely distributed in Bacillus species other than B. subtilis. OpuFA is the ATP-binding subunit, while OpuFB is a fusion of permease and substrate-binding subunits.), with product MDNFSNVFKERQGQLVSALLEHIQISLVALLFAVVIAIPLGIYLTKKKKVAEGIIGITAVLQTIPSLALLGLLIPLFGIGKVPAIIALVVYALLPILRNTYTGIKEVDSSLIEAARAMGMNNRKRLVKVELPLAMPVIMAGIRTAMVLIVGTATLAALIGAGGLGDIILLGIDRNNTALIVLGAIPAALLALVFDFLLKRFEHLSYKNSMITISSIVVLACFILITPLVMNNQEKEIIIAGKLGSEPEILINMYKLLIENETDLNVELKTGLGKTSFVFNALKSESIDIYPEFTGTAISEFLQETATSTDSEQVYKQAKEGMLEKFDMELLSPMIFNNTYALAVPNKIAAEYDLKTISDLKSVENEIKVGFTLEFSDREDGYRGIQKLYGIHFANLVTMEPKLRYGAIETGDIHLVDAYSTDSELRQYQLSVLEDDKHLFPPYQGAPLLRKETVEQYPEIKETLNKLAGKISDDEMREMNYKVNVEESSPFEVAKDYLEKEGLLK